TCTCAGGGACCCGCTCATCGCGAAGATGTTGACGCCATGCAAGGTGCTCTACGATGGTCTTGGGCTGGGCGAGTTACCATGCACCGAGACTGTGAGCAGCGAGAAAAAGGATACCCGGACGAAGTAATACCATCACCACACCGCCGAATACTTGTATGTCGGGAACGTGTTGATCAAGCGGAAACAAGGCAGCATAAGGAAGTAGTAGCGTATGAGGTGTCAACACGCTAAGCTGGTATAGCACTATCCTCTTCTCTTCCAGCTACCCGCCAGAGGATATATTTTTCATTCTGTCGGTGAAGCTTGTTGGCTGGCTGCCACCTCCCCCCTCCCGATCGAACATATTACGTACGAGGAATATTCCCCAGGCAAGAGAGGATCCTACTACCGGTATGATAGTAACGGAATTTGACAGAAACTCTGACTACGATAGGACGGAAGGTTTACACGGTGACCATGCTGTTTCACTGTATATACACGTAGTGGATAACAGCAACATGTGAGGTCATATACACCCTTCCTCCCCCGGAGGACACAACGACGCGGGCTTAGCATTAGAGTTTTGTAACGGAGAGACGCTAGAGAATACACATTACCGGTTTTGCTCACGACATGAACGCCCACAGTCTCCTCATCCTACTGCAATGCCGTACATTGCCTTAGGATCCACGCCCTGATCTCTTTGGGACTGTTAGCTCCTGTCTACCGACGGTGTAAAATGGTGTTACGTCGAGTGCCTTTGTTTCATCTTAGCCTTCTTTATTCTCAGTGTGATGCGTGCATAGCGGCTTAGGTCCCATGTGCCATACTTGTTGTGCAGTATGTGTCTCTCCTTGGACATCTCCTGGAGGAACTTGAGTATCTTGTCCTCTATGTTCGTCCTGTCTAGTAGCACTTCGTAGCCTAGTGCAAGCCCCGCTAGAAAGCTTCCGGGGGTCAGATTCTGCATGAAGCTATTCAGGTCCATGACGTGGATGTCGAACGCAAGGTCCCCAACGGCTTTACGCAGTCTTTTCGCGATCTCCAGCTCGAGCCTTAACTTCTCCCTTACCTCAACCTCCCCGTCGACCACCACGAGTATATCTATGTCTCTTCCTCGACCCATGTACACGGTGCTCCCGAACAAAACAATCCCTACGACGCCCTCTCCCAGCACGTCCTCCACAACGCGCACAATCCTCTCATACAATTCCTCTTTCCCGGAGATAACTCTCTGCAATCCTGAGTACCCTCTCGGCTCTACCAATAGCCTCTCTAGCCGTGTCAGCATCTATAAACTCGTCCGGCGACACGACCCTGCCTCGAAGAAGAAACGGGTACCTACTCCTCGTGTAGTACTCGGTGAACCATCCTATAGAGTCGACAACCTCCTCGAACTCCGGTCTCCACTCGTTCTCGAAAACCCTCACGAATATCGAGGCAAGCCTTGGCCCATGGTTATACACGTACTCTCTCTTAGCCTCTATCATAGCCTTGACAGCTTTCTCTGCACACTGTTGTGCGTGGAAAACAGCCTCCGGATAATCACCCTCACGAAACGCTCTACGAGCACGTTCAAGGTCCTTCACGGCCTCCCTGAAAAACATACGGGCAAACTCCTCGTAGAAACCCATGTGCGGAACCCCACAAGCTCCATCAGTACACTGAAACACAAGTAGGCTGCGCAAAACACCAGCAACAACCATCCTGGGTCAAACCCAGCAAGAAAAGAATAGCACAAGATAGTTAGACGGCGTGTGAGCCGAGAATGTGCTTATCGAGGTTATCGACTCTGAGTCAACATATAGATCGAGTCCCAGTTTTTACACATTAGTAGCTTCCCGGCAGCCACCATACAGACTATATCATCTCTGTCGCTATAGCAGCTTGGTTATCAAGTAGGCGTCACGCACGAGACGCTGATAGAGGACAGTATTTGCCTCAGCACCTCTCTGAGTGTGTTCCTCCTGAAGCCCTGTCTACCGCCACTCCGGACGATATACTCTTCCACCGCTTTTACAAAGCTCTCCGTGCATCCTCTACAGTTCCTCAGCACAATATCAGAGACCGTCAAACTGTTTGTCAGGCTGTTGACAATGTACGACAGTGCTAGCAGCTCTTTGAGCGTTTTTCTCAACTCGTTGCCCAGAACGAGGTACTCGTTAACTGTTTTGGGTTCAACCGTGTTGACGAGCCCGGCCAGCCGCTTTAGCCTATCTCGGAGCAACTTCTTAGCCTCAGCGGCTACACTGCCGACTATCCTTGCACATAGCTTCAGATGCTCATCTTGAATCCCCGACCAGTCATTCACCCCATCCACGTTAGCTTCTAGTGCATATCCGATCTCCCAATAGATGGGCGGTAGATTCGCCCACCTGCCCTCGACCACATCTATTGCGATTCTCTTCAACTCCCTGTAATGCGCTCTGTAGAATTCCTCCAGCTCCCTCGCTGAGGGCCTTACCAGGCCTATCGTCTTGCGCCATACAACTACGTACGGTATCGTCGGCTTAGAGTTAAGGCCGATGGCAACCCCATTCTCATCAACAGAGTATACGTGGATCTCTAGCCTTCTCCCTCCCCACCCATGCTTAACGTACCTCCCTACAAGGTCTCTCACATCGAATGGCACTAAATGTACGATTGAGGCGATTGCGTGTCTAAAATCCTAGACCCGAAGCCACCTGAACCACTCACGTATCCACCAGTCCTTGAACCCAAGTTCCCGGAGGCGGTCGTAATACTCGCTTATAATAGCGTCTATAGTTGCTCTTCCTCTGCGAGAAGAAACCTCAGTTATAATAAGCCACAGTTCCCCAAGCTTCTCGTGAAGCAAGCGCTTGAAGGACTTCCACTCGGCAACGTACTCTCTCTTAACAGAGCAGCCTAGAACCACATCAATATCTCCAACATCCTCAGCGAGCAGTGCAGAGCCGCCTAGCCCCACAAGCTCGATTGCCACCGGGAACCTGCCTGAATTGAAAGACTCAACTCTCTTCACTACATGCCTCAACGCTCTAAAGACGATCTTGCTCCGCACGATGTTCCTCAATGTATCTTCCGGGTTGGATACAGACATAGCTAGCCTAACCCCAGGCTCGATAGGTAACACATGTATCTCGCCAAATGGATTAGAGCTTCGAAAACGGTTATACTCACACATAATGAGTTCGATAAGCACTCCTCGCGCCTCAGCTTCTGCAGAGGTTAGCCAGGCTTGCCGTGATACAACGGCGTTCTAGCCCTAGAGCTTTGCGAGCCTCGAAGATGTTTTTAGTTGTGAATCTTCTCGAGCCTTTTCCGGAGATGCTCCAACGCCTCTTTATGTTCCGACGTGTGTTTCTCACCGAGTTTGTTTCCGAGCCTCTCCACGTGCCGGACGATTACCTTAATGAGCCTTTCTATGTCCTCGACCGCTTCTGCCCTGCTACGGTATCTGCTTAACTCCATGTCTGGATCCGGACCATGGTATTGGTACTCGTGAAGATTGAGAGCGACATGCGTGTATGCCCTGAAATGCTCGTAACCTAGCTTCTCGAGTAGAGATGCTAACGCAAGCAACCTGCTCGTGGGCGTTCGTAGGATTCCTTTCTCTTTCACCCATTTCCTCTCCCTTTCACTTTTTAACAGCGATTCGAGCCTAGGTAGCTCGAGAGCAAGGATAGCTGCTGTTAGAGCCTTCCAGGCTTGGAAGGCTTTACCCGCGGCATTTCTTGTATAACCCTTCTCGAGGAACTCGAGAGCAAGGATGGACTCTAATAGCGCTTCCAAGAGTCTTGTTGAAGCGTATCCTGCGGGATCCTTAACAAGCTTAGGTAGAGGCTTTTCAAGCGTATTCAGCTCCAGCCCGCCCACCGTCTAGCTCCATATTAGCTTGAAACAACTCATCATATACCTTGCCCTAAAGGAAGACATACATAACGCACGTAATGTCAAGGGTTTTCTGCCACCATACTCTAGCTGAGCGCGCAGAGTCGTAGCATGATTCGCAACGAGCGCCCCACACCTGGCGGCACAAATTGTATTACTCTAAGTCTCGTGGCTCATGCCACTACTAGGCTCTCGATATCCTAGCTGTTAGTGTTATGCGCTTGTCCCTCATCTCCACGTTGTACGTTACGAGCCCTAGCCCGGCTATGCTCTTGGCGCCTTTAGCGCTGCCTCTGAGCGCCAGGTGGTATAGCTGCTTCAGGGTGTTCTCGAAGAGGCTCTTTAAGCGTTTATACTCGGGGTTTGTGCCCCGGAGGAGCGCGTCTAGCCTCTCCGCTTTGCTCCGCGAGTCTCTCAGCGCGAGGAGGCGTGCATACCACTCGGCGATGCTGAGGAGCCCGATTATCGCCATGATAGCGGCTAGCACGCCGGGGACGTCGCGTATCCCTAGGCTCTTGGACAACAGGTGTATGATTAGCATGGCGAAGCCCGCTAGGCTGATGCCCCGGAAGATACGGGTCACGGTGCTAGTCTCGGTTAGGAGCGTGGCTAGGAGAGATACCCACGCCTCCCTAGCGAGGGTATCCGCGGATAGGAGTCCGGAGGTTACGTGGAGGGTGCGCCCCAGGACGGCAACACTCACATGGTTGCGCTCATCCTCGACAATGGTCATCTTGACCTGCTCTATAGTCTCGAGTAGCGACTCGAGACGCTGGACGAGGATAGCCACGCGTCTCTGTATAGCCTCGGGTGAGTCGTAGCCCAAAGCCTAGACGAGCCCGGTTGTTTACCCGCTATCAGCTCGACTATAGTCTCGTTTGGCGGCCGCCCCGTGGCAATACAATGGTGCCTGCCGTGTAGGTACCCCCGTCCTCATCGGGTGGGGCTGTTGTGCCGCTAGCCCTGTTTGACCGCGAGGCGTGGTGGGTAGCTGTCCGGCATCACGTACTTCCCCTCGGGCCACTCGACCTCCACGAAGTAGCCTCGGACTGTGACCCCATCCTCAGCCGTGAAGGTAACATGGACTATGGCGCTCCCGTTCACCGTGGGGACGCGCTTCTCTGCTACCACTTTGTCCGGGAGGAGCCTCCTATCCTGCTTGACCCGGACGACCACATCCCTCGCGCTACCCACAAGGACGATTACAGCGTCCACCCGGTCGCCCGGTTTGGCCGTGGTACACTCACTGCCGTTGCACAACCAGACAACCTTCACCGCGAGGGTTAGGTTGTTGCCGCCTTGGTTGCTAGCTATTATCTTCTCTAGCTCCCGGATCACCTCCTTCACCTTGCTAGCCGCCTCCGAGATAACGTCGCTGGGCACGCCGCTCTCCTGCCCCGCGGGTATTGTGGCGGTGATGGGTATGCGCTTCTCGAATGGTATGGTGACTTTCACGGGCAGCTTGAGGCCGAAGATAGTCACCGGGGCCTCCACGTAACCCCGTATAACCAGCTCTGGCTTCTCGCCCTTAGCTAGCACAGACATGATGCTCTCGGCTATACCCCCGGCTACGGGCTCAACACGCACCTCCATGATCTCGGTGTCGCTGGGCCCGATGCAGACACCTTCAACGCTAGCCATGCGCGCTATCGTCTCGCCCGCCAGCAGAACCTTAGCCCTAAAGCTGTCGATGCATATCACTACTGGGAGGCTGGACGGGTTGCTAATCTCCACTTGGACGTCTAGGGCGCCCGACGCGAGGCTAAACGGGTCGAAGCCCGCCATGCGCACCTCTAGGCTCTTGGCTACCGTGTAGACCATACCCGCATAGACTATCGTGGCTAGAAGCCCAAGCAGGACTAGCACAACGATAAGCTTACTCAAACCGAGTCACCATGCGTGTCTAGTGCATATAGACTAGTATAAGTGTGGCAGGGTGGACCGCTGTGCAGGGCTGTACACGGCGAGGCTATCCGGCTATAACTCGTGAAGCTTGCATTGTTAACAGGGTGGTAACGACGTCGGGGTGTTCACCGCGATAGTGGAGGATAGGACGCACTAAGTTGAACGCTACGCGTCTATGAGCATTGGATGGCGAGTGTTGCATGGAGGCGGTGCTTACACTATTGTGTTGATAGCGTTCCTCTGGAGTGGTCTGTTCGGCTCTTTGCTTCTAGCCTGGAGTCGCCTAATGGCACTAGGGTGTAGCGCCTAGTGGCCGTGTATATGCTGGTTGGTGGTTGGAGGGCGCCTAGCCTCGTGGATATACCCGGTCGCGTCTCTTTCACGCTATGGCTCTGCG
The Pyrolobus fumarii 1A DNA segment above includes these coding regions:
- a CDS encoding nucleotidyltransferase domain-containing protein, with amino-acid sequence MQRVISGKEELYERIVRVVEDVLGEGVVGIVLFGSTVYMGRGRDIDILVVVDGEVEVREKLRLELEIAKRLRKAVGDLAFDIHVMDLNSFMQNLTPGSFLAGLALGYEVLLDRTNIEDKILKFLQEMSKERHILHNKYGTWDLSRYARITLRIKKAKMKQRHST
- a CDS encoding PaREP1 family protein; this encodes MGGLELNTLEKPLPKLVKDPAGYASTRLLEALLESILALEFLEKGYTRNAAGKAFQAWKALTAAILALELPRLESLLKSERERKWVKEKGILRTPTSRLLALASLLEKLGYEHFRAYTHVALNLHEYQYHGPDPDMELSRYRSRAEAVEDIERLIKVIVRHVERLGNKLGEKHTSEHKEALEHLRKRLEKIHN
- a CDS encoding HEPN domain-containing protein, whose protein sequence is MGFYEEFARMFFREAVKDLERARRAFREGDYPEAVFHAQQCAEKAVKAMIEAKREYVYNHGPRLASIFVRVFENEWRPEFEEVVDSIGWFTEYYTRSRYPFLLRGRVVSPDEFIDADTAREAIGRAERVLRIAESYLRERGIV
- a CDS encoding LEA type 2 family protein, with product MSKLIVVLVLLGLLATIVYAGMVYTVAKSLEVRMAGFDPFSLASGALDVQVEISNPSSLPVVICIDSFRAKVLLAGETIARMASVEGVCIGPSDTEIMEVRVEPVAGGIAESIMSVLAKGEKPELVIRGYVEAPVTIFGLKLPVKVTIPFEKRIPITATIPAGQESGVPSDVISEAASKVKEVIRELEKIIASNQGGNNLTLAVKVVWLCNGSECTTAKPGDRVDAVIVLVGSARDVVVRVKQDRRLLPDKVVAEKRVPTVNGSAIVHVTFTAEDGVTVRGYFVEVEWPEGKYVMPDSYPPRLAVKQG